A portion of the Luteolibacter yonseiensis genome contains these proteins:
- a CDS encoding MYG1 family protein — protein MTFSRILTHPGGSHKDEFLACCLLLAGNPVPVVRREPVAEDLADPSVAVVDVGHEHAPERGNFDHHQFPKDHPPTCALSLVLQHLGVYEDAREFCDWLEPAEWFDTRGPIETAKWLGLPRETLFKLNSPIDTTLLRRFAASSELLPGEPLWEVMKWIGEDLLGYLKNLRERLDHIARVAEFWEIPTPQGSFKVLFMPRTEPMPEEPSSGLPRFIEGHPQGADVVGQVYPDRRGPGYGLSRHNDHPGLDFTRIGNCEDVHFAHARGFVAKTSASDPARLRELLAQAWIS, from the coding sequence ATGACATTTTCCCGAATCCTCACCCATCCCGGCGGCTCGCATAAGGACGAGTTCCTCGCCTGCTGCCTGCTCCTTGCCGGAAATCCGGTGCCCGTGGTCCGCCGCGAGCCGGTCGCGGAGGACCTGGCGGATCCCTCCGTCGCGGTGGTCGACGTGGGGCACGAGCACGCGCCGGAGCGGGGGAATTTCGACCACCACCAGTTTCCCAAGGACCACCCGCCGACCTGCGCGCTGAGCCTCGTCCTGCAGCACCTCGGAGTGTACGAGGATGCCCGGGAATTCTGCGACTGGCTGGAGCCGGCGGAGTGGTTCGACACCCGCGGACCCATCGAGACGGCGAAATGGCTAGGTCTGCCGAGGGAGACACTTTTCAAGCTGAACTCGCCCATCGACACCACATTGTTGCGCCGTTTCGCCGCCTCGTCGGAGCTGTTGCCCGGAGAACCGTTGTGGGAGGTGATGAAATGGATCGGCGAGGATCTGCTGGGTTATCTGAAAAATCTCCGGGAACGTCTGGACCACATCGCGCGGGTCGCCGAATTCTGGGAGATCCCGACGCCACAGGGCTCGTTCAAGGTCCTGTTCATGCCCCGCACCGAGCCGATGCCCGAGGAGCCGTCTTCCGGACTGCCCCGCTTCATCGAGGGGCACCCGCAGGGTGCGGATGTCGTGGGGCAGGTCTATCCGGACCGCCGGGGCCCGGGATACGGCTTGTCCCGCCACAACGATCATCCGGGTCTGGATTTCACCAGGATCGGGAATTGTGAGGACGTGCATTTCGCCCATGCGCGGGGATTTGTCGCGAAAACCTCGGCGAGCGATCCCGCGCGCCTTCGTGAACTGCTGGCACAGGCATGGATCTCATGA
- a CDS encoding UDP-glucuronic acid decarboxylase family protein has translation MRILITGGAGFLGSHLCERLLNEGNEIICLDNFFTGRKRNIAHLLDNPYFELVRHDVTEPFKFEVDQIYNLACPASPPHYQHNPIKTTKTSVMGAIHCLGLAKRVGARVFQASTSEVYGDPDVHPQPESYHGNVNPIGIRACYDEGKRCAETLFFDYHRQNNVDIRVVRIFNTYGPRMLPDDGRVVSNFIVQALQGKDITIYGDGSQTRSFCYVDDLIEGFIRLMNHPSQVGPVNIGNPGEFTMLQLADLVLKKVGGPSKITHFPLPGDDPKQRKPDITIATTELGWQPTVSLDKGLDATIDYFRNLLAEG, from the coding sequence ATGCGTATTTTGATCACCGGCGGAGCCGGATTTTTGGGTTCCCATCTTTGCGAACGGTTGCTTAACGAAGGTAATGAGATCATCTGCCTCGATAACTTTTTCACGGGTCGGAAGCGCAACATCGCCCACTTGTTGGACAATCCGTATTTCGAGCTCGTCCGCCACGATGTGACGGAGCCGTTCAAGTTCGAGGTGGACCAGATCTACAACCTCGCCTGCCCCGCGTCCCCCCCGCACTACCAGCACAACCCCATCAAGACGACGAAGACGTCCGTCATGGGCGCGATCCACTGCCTCGGTCTCGCGAAGCGGGTCGGCGCTCGGGTCTTCCAGGCATCCACCTCGGAGGTCTATGGCGATCCGGACGTGCATCCGCAGCCGGAGTCCTACCACGGAAACGTCAACCCCATCGGCATCCGCGCCTGCTATGACGAGGGGAAACGCTGTGCGGAGACGCTTTTCTTCGACTACCACCGCCAGAACAACGTGGACATCCGCGTGGTCCGTATTTTCAACACCTACGGTCCGCGCATGCTGCCGGACGACGGTCGCGTCGTTTCCAACTTCATCGTCCAGGCGCTGCAGGGCAAGGACATCACCATCTACGGAGATGGCAGCCAGACCCGCTCGTTCTGCTACGTGGACGACCTCATCGAAGGTTTCATCCGCCTGATGAACCATCCGTCCCAGGTTGGTCCGGTGAACATCGGGAATCCCGGTGAATTCACCATGCTCCAGCTCGCGGACCTCGTCCTTAAGAAAGTCGGCGGACCTTCCAAGATCACCCACTTCCCTCTTCCCGGAGACGATCCGAAACAGCGCAAGCCGGACATCACCATCGCCACGACGGAACTCGGCTGGCAGCCGACCGTCTCGCTCGACAAGGGGCTGGACGCGACCATCGACTATTTCCGCAACCTGTTGGCGGAAGGCTGA